AGGCGGCCGTGACCAGTGCGGCGCGTTGCTGGCCCAGCCCTTCCTCCACCGACTGAATCTGTTCGGCGACGCCCGCACCGGCATTCTCGAGACGCAGCGTCTGACGCGCCAGATCGTCCGAGGCGAGCCGCGCAGCGTCCTGGGCCTCGCCAGCGGCGGCAGCCAGGTCGGCGGCTCGGGCGGCCAGCGCGGCCTCGGCTTCGCGCAACTGCGTCTGGGCCAGATCGGACGCATCCACGACCATCCGCGACTGGCGCTCGACGGCATCCATGACGCCGGCGGCCTGAGTGTCCAAGCGGGACCCCAGCGATGCCATGGCCTCGCGCTCCTGGCCCAATTGCTCGACCAGACGCCGCGCGGTGCGGCCTGCGGTTTCGGCCGCTTCGTTCAGGCGACCGGTCTCTTGAACCAGGGCTTCGCGCAGCAGCGCCATGTCGGCGCGCGCCCGCTCGGTGGCCAAGGTGGCCTGATCAATGTCACTCCGAAGCGATTGTAGAACCTCACCCGTCTGGCGCGCTGCCAAGGCGGTCGGGGCCAGGAGGGCATCGGACAACTCACGCGCGCGGCGGGTCTCGGCTGCGAGCCCGGACCCCTGCCTCACGGCGTGGGCCAGCATGATCGCCATACCGGCTGGCGCCAGAGCGATCATCGCATAGACGGCCAGACGGAGGGGCTCCATATCGACTGCGCCGGAGCCGACCTCGAACGCAAGCCAGGCTGCGACCCCGCCGATCCACACAACTGATGCCAGCCCGGCAACCAGATAGGCGTGTCCCCCATGGACAGGGCTGCTCGAGGCGGACGGCGCCAGGGCGACGGGTGGCGGCGGCGGATCATAGGCTGCCGGTGGCGAGCCGGCGGGCACCGCGAAATCGGGTACGACGGCAGGTTCTGGGTCCAGGCTGGTGACGTCGGCCTCGGCTGGCGTGCCGGTCGCGGCGGCGGCACGGGCCGCGCGCTGCTCAGCCAGGAGATGTTCTTCGGCCAGGCGTCGCCGACGCCGCTCGGACATGGGGCGTTCGGGAGCAGGTGCCGCTGCCTCAGCGTGCGAGGGTGTCTCGGCGGCTGTTGGCGGCGTTGCGGGCTCGGAGGCGACCGCATCGACCGGTTCGGCGTCGGACAGGATCAGGGGCGGCCGTTGGCGGGACTTCATCGGTTGTGGGCTCGATCATGACGGCGAGCGCGCGACGAGGGCGCGACGCTTTGGACCCTAACGGTTGAAATCCGCCCCGCAAAGGCGACAGCCGGTGAATCGGCACAGTAACGGGGGATTGTCGCGATGTTACGCGCGCTAAGCGCTCAACAGTCGCGGCGCGAGGCGACCAGCACAGCTGCGGAGGGCGTGTCCGGGCAGTCGCGAACACGGTGAACTTCGCGTTCCTGTTGACGGCGCGGCTGATCGGAGTCGACGCCGAACTGCGACAGCACGGCGGCAGCCAGAAGGGCAATGAAACCCGCGATGAACTCGATCAGCGCCTGCATCGCCGATCTCCCCTGTCTCGACCTGGGCTTTATGCCTGAGAACGGCGATCAAGACAATCGACCCCAACATGAACAAAGCGTCACCATTGCCGCCCATGCTAGACATGTGGAACGCAAGAGGGGGTCGGTGCGCTTGTGGCTAGCGCGCGACCGCACGTCACGCGGCGAGGGTGGGCCAGACACATTATGGGCGACGAGATCGATCCGGATAACCGGCTGCTGAGCGGCGGGACCTGCTGGCGCGTGGAAACGGCCGGTCGATTTGCCATGCTCATGGAAAATGAAGCCTATTTCGACGCTCTTTCTTCGGCCATCGCCAAGGCTCAGCGCAGCATCGTCATACTGGGATGGCAGTTCGACCCGCGCACGCGGTTGGATCCGGAGACCCGTGCAGGCGATCGCCAGGCCGAGATCGGGCATCAGCTTCGCCTGCTGGTGAAGACCCGCCCGGACCTGGATGTGCGCCTGCTGATCTGGAATTCGCCGGTCCTGATCGCCGCTTCCCAAGGCTTCTATCCGCACAAGGCGCAGCGCTGGTTCCGCAAGCGGATGGTGGAGTTTCGGCTGGACCAGCCAGGGCCCATCGGCGCCTGCCATCACCAGAAAGTGGTCGTGATCGACGACGCGGTAGCCTTCTGCGGGGGCGGAGACATTTCAACTGACCGCTGGGATTCCAGTGCTCACCTGGATGACGATCCCCGGCGGTGTCAGCCGTCGGGACTGGTGTGCGCGCCGCGGCACGAAGTCATGTCCGTGATGGACGGGGCGGCGGCGAGGGCTCTGGGAGATCTGGCCCGCGAGCGCTGGTTCCGATCGACGTGGGAACGGACCCGCCCTGACACGGTGGCTTCCGATCCGTGGCCGGACGGGGTTGAGCCTGACCTGATCGATGTGCCGGTCGGCATCGCGCGAACCGAGCCGCGAGCGGCCGGAAGACCAGAGGTCCGGGAGAACGAGGCGCTTCATCTGGAAGCCATTCGACGCGCCAAGCGGCTGATCTACTTCGAAAACCAGTACTTCACCTCGCCCCGTATCGCTGCAGCCCTGGCAGAGCGCCTGGCTGAGCCCGATGGCCCTGAAATCGTGCTGGTCTCGACCGGCACCAGCCCCAGCTGGTTCGACCGGCTGACCATGGATACCGCGCGATCGGAGGTCCTCTACCGCCTGGAAAGCGCGGATGTTCATAATCGCTTCTTTGCGTTCGCCCCCCTGACGAAGCAGGGAAAGCGGATCATCGTGCATGCCAAGCTGACGGTTATCGACGATCAGCTGATCCGCATTGGCTCCACCAATCTCAACAATCGGTCCTTTGGCCTGGACACAGAATGCGATGTCGCTGCGGAACCGGCCGACGAAGCGGGGCGGGCGGCCATCCGGCGCTATCGTCATCGGTCCATCGGTCATTTCATCGGCGTCGATCCCGAGGTCTTCGAAGCGGCCGAAGCTGTGACCGGCTCGGTTGGGCGGGCCATTACGCAGTTCGATACCGGGCGAATGCAGCCGCTGGGTGCTGAGCCACCTTCATCGGGCGAACAGTTCATCGCAGAATGGCAGTTAGGCGATCCGACGTCGGCTGACGACGCATGGCGTCCCTGGAAACGTCGCAACCGGTCCCAGCGGCCTCAGGCCGCTTCAACCTCGAAGTCGATGATCAGCGGCAGATGATCTGAAGCCATCCGGGCCAGAGGCGAGAACGGCGCTCGAGCGGCGGTGACCCGGATGTCGGGGCTGACGAAGCAGTGATCGATCCGGATGGCCGGAAAACTGGATGGAAAGGTCTTGAGCGTGGGCTTCAGGCCCAGACGGGTCTGGGCATCGTCCAGGCGCCTGACCAGGGTCTGGTAAGGGCGGGTGATCGAGGTGGCGTTGAAGTCCCCGGTCAGGATCGTGGCCCCAACACAGTCGGGATGCCCCAGCCAGTCCGGTCCAACCAGAGCCTTGGCCTGAAGTCGCTGCTCACGCGGGACCAGACCCAGATGGGTCGTGACCACATTGACCGTCGCCGCGCCCAGGTCGATCGCCGCCCACAGTGCCCCTCGTGGCTCCAGGCCGGGCACCCCCTTCAGCGTGGGCAAGGGCCCGACCTTGATCAGACGTTCGGGGTGAGGGGTCAGGATGGCATCGCCATAAAGCTCGGCTTCAACCCGCATGGCGGCGTTGAAGTGGACGCTCATCGAAAGGCCGTCCGCGATGGTCTGGGCCTGATCGACGTGGCCGGTGCGGGCGCGGCCGACGTCTAACTCCTGAAGACAGACGATGTCGGGCTCATATTCCGCAATGACCGCTACGATGCGGGCCACGTCCAGTTGACGATCAACGCCGACGCAGCGGTGTACATTATAAGTGAGCAGGCGAGCCATGGCGGCGGTTTAGCCCTCCGCCCCGGCAATCGGTAGTCTGAAATCCGGCAAAATCAGATCACGACCAGACGATCGACGACCTCGTTAGGGTTGTTGGCCCTTGGCGGGAAATGCTCCGCCAGGACGCCACCGCAGAGGGCGATCGCCTGCTGGAAACCGCTGACGGGACGATTGTCACGCATTTCCCGGACCAGGGCTGCACAGGCCTTGGCCCACACATCGGCATCGACCTTCTCGAAGATACCCTTGTCGGCGATGATCTCGACCTGATGATCGCTGAGGGCCGCAAAGATCATCACGCCGGTGCGCGCCTCGGTGACATGCAGGCCATGGGCCAGAAACTGATGGAGCGCGGCCCGGCGAACACGGCTTCGACGCACACCAGCCGGCGTAACCCAGCGCCGGATCATGGGAATCGACGTGAGGCCGAAGACGGCCAGGAAGGTGACGGACTGGATCAGAGCATAGGTCGAAATGGCCGCGCCGACCGTCGCATCGCGCGCCGCCAGGTGTGCGGCTTCCCAATTGCCACTGACGCCTGGAAGCCAGGCCCCCTCGAAGCCCAGCGGGATCAATCCGAGAGGCAGCAAGAGGGCTGCCGCCGCCGCCCAGGCCAAGGAGACATCCCGGTAGGACGAGACCCTTTTTGCCATGACGCAGAAGATTTCGCCGGAGGTCCGGCTTTCGGCCTCGGCAATGGCCGCCACGACAAGGGCGTGGTCATCGGGTGTCACGCGCATCACCATCCGCCCGACGCTCCACCGCCACCGAAACTGCCGCCACCGCCCCGAAAGCCGCCGCCGCCGAACCCACCGCCGCCAAAGCCGCCGCCGCGGCCGCTGCTGCCGGACTTCAGGGCCTCTGCCGCGATCCAGAGCAGGATTCCGGCCGCATCACCGCTTGCTCGGCGACGGCCCTTTCCTCCCACGGTCGCGCCAATCAGGGCCAGGAACAGCAGAAAGAAGACGACGCCCACGACCAGGGCCGGACCAATGGGGAAATCTGCGGGGGCGGCCTGGGCAGCTGCCGCCCTGGCCTGGGCTTCTGCCGGATCAAGGCGAAGCTGGGCATCGATGGCCTGGACGCCTTCGGTGATTCCCCGCTCATAGCCGCCGACGCGGAAGGCCGGCAGAATCTGATTGTGAATGATCAGTGCAGACAGGGCATCGGTCAGTATGGGCTCAAGCCCATAACCCACCTCGATCCGGACCTTGCGCTCGGTCGGTGCCACGATGAGCAGGACGCCGCCGTCATTTTCCTGTTGGCCGATGCCCCAGGCCCGGCCCAACTGATAGCCGTAATCCTCGATGGCATAATCCTGGAGGCTGTTGACGGTGACCACGACAACCTGATCGCCGGTGTCCTCTTCCAGTTTCGCGAGAACGGCAGTCAGCTCAGCTTCCTTGGCGTCGCTAAGCAGGCGGGCCTGATCGACAACCCGCCCGGTCAGGGCTGGGAAATCGGGTTGGGCCAGGGCCGGCAGACAGGCCAGCAGCCACAGCAGGGCCGCCAGGACTGCCGACGCCCCGAACCCAACCGGCTTTTGCACTGGCGTCACTGAGCCGACGTGGCAGGTGCGGGAGCGGGGGCCGGCTGGGCACCGCCCTCGAGATTGAAGCTGACCGTCGGCGCGGCCTGTGCCTCTGCCGTCGCGGTGAACAACTGCATCGGTTCGGACCCGCCATGGATGGTGTTGGCCCAAAGGACGGTCGGGAAGGTGCGCAGGGTGGTGTTATAGTCCTGCACGGCCTCGTTGTAGTCGCGGCGCGCCACGGCGATGCGGTTCTCGGTGCCCTCCAACTGCGATTGCAGGGCGATAAAATTCTGATTGGACTGGAGCTGCGGATAGGCTTCGACCGTCAGCAGCAGTCGCGACAGCGCCTGGCTGAGCTGTCCCTGAGCCGCCTGGTACTGGGCGAAGGCGGCGGGATCGTTCAGAGTCTCGGGGGTGATCTGGATACTGGTGGCCCGGGCGCGGGCCTCGATCACGGCAGTCAGGGTGGTGCGCTCCTGGATCGCGGCGGCCTGAACCGTGGCGACCAGGTTGGGGATCAGGTCGGCGCGGCGCTGATACTGGGCCTGGACATCGGCCCAGCGCGCCTTGGCCGCCTCTTCCTTGGTCGGGATCGCATTGACGCCGCAGCCAGCGAGCGCCGGAACCATGACGACCACGGCGGCCACGGCGATCGTGCTGTTGTTGAAACGGATCATCAGCCCCTCCTGACGCCGCGTCGGATGCGCGGCTTTCGTAGCCACTATCGGGTGTGCACCAGCGCCGTTCAAGCCCGAACCTGACCCGGTCTGCGCAGTGTGAAAAACAGAGTCCACTCGGTCCACTCAGTCCCGATCGGGGATGACCAAACCACCTTAAACCGGTGCCAGCCTATGCTGTGCCGATCCCTTGAAAACTTGTCTCACGCGCCGTCGAAAGGTTCCGGTGCGACCCCGATGGAGCGACAGGCAGCGGCGTAGGTATTGGCCAGCAGGCAGGCGATGGTCATGGGGCCCACGCCGCCGGGCACGGGGGTGATCCTTCCGGCCACCGCGACCGCCTCGTCGAAGGCCACATCGCCCACAACGCGGGTCCCGCCTGCTGCCGCCTTCAGGGGATCACGGCTGGGCACGCGGTTGATCCCCACGTCGATCACGGTCGCGCCGGGCTTGATCCAGTCGCCGCGCACCATTTCGGGGCGACCGACGGCCGCGACCAGAATGTCGGCCGAGCGGCACAGGCTCGGCAGGTCAGCGGTGCGGGAATGGGCGATGGTGACGGTGCAGTTCTCGGCCAGCAGCAGTTGCGCCATCGGCTTGCCGACAATGTTGGAGCGGCCCAGGACGACGGCGTGCAAACCCGACAGGTCCCCAAGTTCCGCCTTCAGCAGCAGCGAACAGCCCAGGGGGGTGCAGGGCACCAGACCGGGAAGGCCCACGGCCAGGCGGCCCGCATTGACGACGTGAAACCCATCCACGTCCTTGTCCGGGTCGATGGCATCCAGCACGGCCGTGGCATTGATATGGGCGGGCAGGGGAAGCTGGACCAGGATGCCATGGATGGCGGCGTCCGCGTTCAGCGCGGCGATCAGGGACAGCAGTTCTGCCTGGGTCGTCGTGTCCGGCAGGGTGTGGGTGTCGGAGCGCATGCCCGCTTCGCGCGTGCGCTCGCCCTTGTTGCGGACATAGATGCGGCTGGCGGGGTCGTCACCGACGATAACGACGGCCAGTCCCGGCTGCACGCCATGCGCCTGTTGCAGCCGTTCGGCGGCGGCGGCGACGCGCTGAACCAGGCCAGCGGCAAAGCCCTTGCCGTCGATCAGGCTCGCCTGAGTGCCCTTGGCCGTCATCGCGTAGCCCTTCGTCAGGAATCGAATACTGCTGGGCGATTTACAGACGACACGGTTGCGCGTCTATCATGGCGCAGAACCTCAGGGGATTTCGATGCGACGTTCGACACTGCTGGCTGCCACCTGTGCGATGGCGCTTGGACTGGGAGCCGGTTCGGCATTGGCCCAGACTGCGCCGACCCTCAGAATCGGCGGACAGGTAGACGCCACGCTGACGGACCAGGATGCGACCGATCCGGACGGCGGCTTCCGCTATGAAGACTATCGCTTTACCGCGCGCGCCGGGCAGCGGCTGGAGGCGGTGATGCGGTCGGACGTGTTCGACAGCTATCTGGAAATCTACGCCGACGGTGCCGAGGGACAACCTTTGGCCAGTGACGACGACGGCCTGGGCGAGGGACTGAACTCGC
The genomic region above belongs to Brevundimonas vitisensis and contains:
- a CDS encoding phospholipase D-like domain-containing protein — its product is MGDEIDPDNRLLSGGTCWRVETAGRFAMLMENEAYFDALSSAIAKAQRSIVILGWQFDPRTRLDPETRAGDRQAEIGHQLRLLVKTRPDLDVRLLIWNSPVLIAASQGFYPHKAQRWFRKRMVEFRLDQPGPIGACHHQKVVVIDDAVAFCGGGDISTDRWDSSAHLDDDPRRCQPSGLVCAPRHEVMSVMDGAAARALGDLARERWFRSTWERTRPDTVASDPWPDGVEPDLIDVPVGIARTEPRAAGRPEVRENEALHLEAIRRAKRLIYFENQYFTSPRIAAALAERLAEPDGPEIVLVSTGTSPSWFDRLTMDTARSEVLYRLESADVHNRFFAFAPLTKQGKRIIVHAKLTVIDDQLIRIGSTNLNNRSFGLDTECDVAAEPADEAGRAAIRRYRHRSIGHFIGVDPEVFEAAEAVTGSVGRAITQFDTGRMQPLGAEPPSSGEQFIAEWQLGDPTSADDAWRPWKRRNRSQRPQAASTSKSMISGR
- a CDS encoding LemA family protein — translated: MIRFNNSTIAVAAVVVMVPALAGCGVNAIPTKEEAAKARWADVQAQYQRRADLIPNLVATVQAAAIQERTTLTAVIEARARATSIQITPETLNDPAAFAQYQAAQGQLSQALSRLLLTVEAYPQLQSNQNFIALQSQLEGTENRIAVARRDYNEAVQDYNTTLRTFPTVLWANTIHGGSEPMQLFTATAEAQAAPTVSFNLEGGAQPAPAPAPATSAQ
- a CDS encoding bifunctional methylenetetrahydrofolate dehydrogenase/methenyltetrahydrofolate cyclohydrolase, which gives rise to MTAKGTQASLIDGKGFAAGLVQRVAAAAERLQQAHGVQPGLAVVIVGDDPASRIYVRNKGERTREAGMRSDTHTLPDTTTQAELLSLIAALNADAAIHGILVQLPLPAHINATAVLDAIDPDKDVDGFHVVNAGRLAVGLPGLVPCTPLGCSLLLKAELGDLSGLHAVVLGRSNIVGKPMAQLLLAENCTVTIAHSRTADLPSLCRSADILVAAVGRPEMVRGDWIKPGATVIDVGINRVPSRDPLKAAAGGTRVVGDVAFDEAVAVAGRITPVPGGVGPMTIACLLANTYAAACRSIGVAPEPFDGA
- a CDS encoding TPM domain-containing protein, with the translated sequence MRVTPDDHALVVAAIAEAESRTSGEIFCVMAKRVSSYRDVSLAWAAAAALLLPLGLIPLGFEGAWLPGVSGNWEAAHLAARDATVGAAISTYALIQSVTFLAVFGLTSIPMIRRWVTPAGVRRSRVRRAALHQFLAHGLHVTEARTGVMIFAALSDHQVEIIADKGIFEKVDADVWAKACAALVREMRDNRPVSGFQQAIALCGGVLAEHFPPRANNPNEVVDRLVVI
- a CDS encoding endonuclease/exonuclease/phosphatase family protein, with amino-acid sequence MARLLTYNVHRCVGVDRQLDVARIVAVIAEYEPDIVCLQELDVGRARTGHVDQAQTIADGLSMSVHFNAAMRVEAELYGDAILTPHPERLIKVGPLPTLKGVPGLEPRGALWAAIDLGAATVNVVTTHLGLVPREQRLQAKALVGPDWLGHPDCVGATILTGDFNATSITRPYQTLVRRLDDAQTRLGLKPTLKTFPSSFPAIRIDHCFVSPDIRVTAARAPFSPLARMASDHLPLIIDFEVEAA
- a CDS encoding TPM domain-containing protein, whose amino-acid sequence is MQKPVGFGASAVLAALLWLLACLPALAQPDFPALTGRVVDQARLLSDAKEAELTAVLAKLEEDTGDQVVVVTVNSLQDYAIEDYGYQLGRAWGIGQQENDGGVLLIVAPTERKVRIEVGYGLEPILTDALSALIIHNQILPAFRVGGYERGITEGVQAIDAQLRLDPAEAQARAAAAQAAPADFPIGPALVVGVVFFLLFLALIGATVGGKGRRRASGDAAGILLWIAAEALKSGSSGRGGGFGGGGFGGGGFRGGGGSFGGGGASGGW